From one Paenibacillus sp. FSL K6-1330 genomic stretch:
- a CDS encoding xanthine phosphoribosyltransferase: MDWLKERIIKEGVVLSDQVLKLDALLTHQVDPALIMDMGREFAVRFKESGVTKVVTLESSGISVAFAAALELGVPMVFARRKKTLLADPDALCERVPSFTKGIVTDIMVSRQFIGEEDKLLFIDDIIANGDAARGLIKIIERAGAELIGLGVVIEKSFQAGARTLREQNVHVESLVTISSLEDGKITFS; encoded by the coding sequence ATGGATTGGTTGAAGGAGCGGATCATCAAAGAAGGTGTCGTGTTGTCGGATCAGGTGCTGAAGCTGGATGCTTTGCTGACGCATCAAGTAGATCCGGCATTAATTATGGATATGGGTCGGGAATTCGCGGTGAGATTTAAAGAAAGCGGTGTGACCAAGGTCGTAACGCTGGAATCCTCCGGCATTTCTGTTGCTTTTGCCGCGGCGCTGGAATTGGGAGTTCCAATGGTATTCGCCCGGCGCAAAAAAACGCTGCTCGCCGATCCAGACGCCTTGTGTGAGCGGGTTCCGTCTTTTACCAAGGGCATTGTCACGGACATTATGGTATCGCGCCAGTTTATCGGTGAAGAGGATAAGTTACTCTTCATTGATGACATTATCGCGAACGGGGACGCTGCAAGAGGCCTGATCAAAATTATTGAACGAGCAGGGGCGGAATTAATCGGGCTTGGCGTTGTGATTGAAAAGAGCTTCCAAGCCGGAGCGCGAACGCTGCGCGAACAGAATGTTCATGTGGAATCGCTTGTTACCATCTCGTCGCTTGAGGACGGCAAGATTACGTTCAGCTAA
- a CDS encoding AAA family ATPase, translated as MRLERMNIQGFGAVRDKSLDIDAPVTVLYGPNEAGKSSVLYFIRAMLYGFPGKGSPAERGEPSGEGVHGGELRFLDKEGVPWVIRRYSRSREGNSATGRGERVHIHKLADNGIVIELGQQELEQYALGGVSRDMFRQLFAISLSELQEIRSLQSAEMSGYLFHAGIGGGANILEAERKLSQEMDKLYKPRGKVQHTAKLLQSIEHLRTQVSESKMYVSRYNETVTSILEIQERLNLLEQDRNRDAEDLSLLRKAQDIRPAWLEWREARLELKDLMDSDNFPPDGITRYEKMQEEERLLLAQLIRVERAIEDVEDKLRALPLNAFMEQYGEQIEELWAKRSLHETANRELAELTAEYKSQEIRLEQLLRDIDPAWTRQELLTLSVSASEREEVRRISAAFAGYDRRMEALFIEQRGAQRSAAAAESALREARRQLREEMDRGQEAFAMIQPAAPQETAALWNQLQLEIERWRERRLTRTQPEPASTRQSGRGRLPRMYAALLAGMAVMTFLLVAVLLWTSTTEAAVVSGIVMLLGMSYVFWSGLRDREDHGTVSNEINNLDGQGTEHIDHLYSRLVSAPYAAAAVSTIPGSRRDKNVVLARDPFMVEAQMRELRSVMEGWQAWRQRLDRLTSDCAAAEEKAALQQVELQTVQGAIDQEEKRYLELERQWEAWLMSISLPQSLSPDVMLDVFVKVEQGQELIRQQKSLGLKMDVLLKEAEDYIIQCHEIFAADPQGDANGSRIPAVAELGNVHSRWKSYQEDSRQKKVLAERVQELRKEGAVIEEEREALQLRKAALIASSQSADEETFLRMGAAAKRREELVRTIRHHEITMFSGWDDAGRRQLEQLLELTDAAELEAQCFKKEEAVSAVLHLRDELQERRGRLLQERESLEAAGNQDSALQQLEEQRSALRELVSQYAVRSMATEFIKRTRRMYEEEKQPQVLQLASRYFSILTGGMYSRMVMRMGDQSLLAERPTGELVESSRLSRGTAEQLYLAMRLGLIQSMPHAMGLPLLLDDLFVNFDGERLGHALELLAELSQDRQVVMMTCHRHVADQTMKRIPNAQFITM; from the coding sequence ATGAGACTAGAACGGATGAACATTCAAGGCTTCGGAGCTGTCCGGGACAAGAGCCTTGATATCGATGCCCCTGTAACCGTGCTGTATGGGCCGAATGAAGCGGGAAAGAGCAGTGTCCTGTATTTTATCCGAGCCATGCTGTACGGATTCCCGGGGAAGGGCTCGCCGGCAGAACGCGGCGAGCCTTCAGGGGAAGGCGTACACGGCGGCGAGCTGCGTTTTCTGGATAAGGAGGGAGTGCCTTGGGTGATCCGGCGCTACAGCCGTTCCAGAGAAGGAAATTCAGCCACCGGCAGAGGCGAGCGCGTACATATTCATAAACTAGCGGATAACGGGATCGTGATCGAGCTTGGACAGCAGGAACTGGAGCAATATGCCTTGGGCGGCGTATCCAGGGATATGTTTCGTCAGCTGTTTGCCATCTCGTTAAGCGAGCTGCAGGAAATCCGCAGCCTGCAATCTGCCGAAATGAGCGGTTACCTGTTTCATGCCGGAATCGGCGGCGGGGCTAATATACTGGAAGCCGAACGCAAGTTGTCCCAGGAGATGGACAAGCTGTATAAGCCGCGCGGAAAGGTTCAGCATACCGCCAAGCTGCTGCAATCCATCGAGCATTTAAGAACCCAGGTTTCGGAGAGCAAGATGTACGTTTCCCGCTATAACGAGACCGTTACATCCATTCTGGAAATACAGGAACGGTTGAATCTTCTGGAACAGGATCGCAACAGGGACGCCGAGGATTTGTCGCTGCTTCGAAAAGCGCAGGACATTCGTCCGGCCTGGCTGGAATGGCGTGAGGCCAGGTTGGAACTCAAGGATCTGATGGACAGTGACAACTTTCCTCCGGATGGAATCACCCGATACGAAAAGATGCAGGAGGAAGAGCGTCTTCTCCTCGCCCAGTTAATCCGCGTCGAGCGGGCGATCGAGGACGTGGAGGATAAGCTGAGAGCCCTCCCCCTTAATGCGTTCATGGAACAGTATGGCGAACAGATTGAGGAGCTGTGGGCGAAACGAAGTCTGCATGAAACCGCAAACCGGGAGCTTGCCGAGCTTACGGCTGAATACAAGTCTCAGGAGATCCGGCTGGAACAGCTGCTCCGAGATATCGATCCGGCATGGACCCGGCAAGAGCTGCTGACTCTATCGGTATCCGCTTCGGAGCGCGAGGAGGTCCGGCGAATCAGTGCGGCCTTTGCCGGGTATGATCGCCGGATGGAGGCACTGTTCATTGAACAGCGCGGGGCCCAGCGTTCGGCGGCAGCAGCCGAATCGGCGCTGCGGGAAGCCAGGCGGCAGCTGCGCGAGGAAATGGATCGGGGACAAGAGGCATTTGCCATGATTCAGCCGGCAGCGCCCCAGGAGACCGCTGCCCTGTGGAATCAGCTGCAGCTGGAGATCGAGCGTTGGCGCGAACGGAGATTGACCCGGACACAGCCGGAACCTGCTTCCACACGCCAGTCGGGGAGGGGCCGATTGCCTCGGATGTACGCGGCTCTGTTGGCGGGAATGGCTGTTATGACATTCCTGTTGGTAGCCGTATTGCTATGGACATCAACCACGGAAGCTGCTGTGGTCTCAGGCATCGTGATGCTGCTCGGCATGAGTTATGTATTCTGGAGCGGTCTACGTGACCGGGAAGATCATGGTACGGTTTCGAATGAGATCAATAATCTAGACGGGCAGGGAACGGAACATATAGATCATCTCTATTCCAGGCTGGTCTCTGCCCCTTACGCGGCAGCAGCAGTGAGTACGATCCCGGGCAGTCGAAGGGACAAAAACGTTGTCCTGGCTCGCGACCCCTTCATGGTGGAGGCGCAGATGCGCGAGCTTCGATCCGTGATGGAGGGCTGGCAAGCATGGCGGCAGCGGCTCGATCGACTGACGTCCGATTGTGCGGCGGCTGAGGAGAAGGCTGCGCTGCAACAGGTTGAATTACAAACAGTTCAGGGCGCCATCGATCAGGAAGAGAAGCGATATTTGGAGCTGGAGCGGCAGTGGGAGGCTTGGCTTATGTCCATATCACTCCCGCAGAGTCTGTCGCCTGACGTGATGCTGGACGTATTCGTCAAGGTTGAGCAGGGGCAGGAGCTGATCCGGCAGCAAAAATCACTTGGCCTGAAAATGGATGTGCTATTAAAAGAGGCGGAGGATTATATCATCCAATGCCATGAGATCTTTGCGGCGGATCCCCAGGGAGACGCTAACGGCAGCCGAATCCCAGCCGTCGCTGAGCTCGGCAACGTACATTCTAGATGGAAGAGCTATCAAGAGGATTCGAGACAGAAGAAGGTCCTTGCAGAGCGTGTTCAAGAGCTTCGCAAAGAGGGGGCTGTGATAGAAGAGGAGCGGGAAGCGCTGCAGCTGCGTAAAGCGGCTCTGATTGCATCGTCTCAATCGGCAGACGAAGAAACCTTTCTTCGTATGGGAGCTGCTGCGAAACGCCGGGAGGAACTTGTACGCACGATCCGCCATCACGAAATTACCATGTTCAGCGGCTGGGATGATGCGGGTCGCCGGCAGCTTGAACAGCTGCTGGAGCTGACGGATGCTGCGGAACTTGAAGCTCAATGTTTCAAGAAGGAGGAAGCCGTATCCGCCGTGCTCCACCTTCGGGACGAGCTTCAGGAACGGCGGGGGCGGCTGCTTCAGGAGAGAGAGTCACTGGAAGCCGCGGGGAACCAGGATTCCGCCCTGCAGCAGTTGGAGGAGCAGCGCTCCGCCCTGAGGGAATTAGTTTCGCAATATGCGGTACGTTCGATGGCCACCGAATTTATCAAACGTACACGCCGCATGTACGAGGAAGAGAAACAGCCGCAGGTGCTGCAGTTGGCTTCCCGCTACTTCTCCATACTGACCGGCGGCATGTACAGCCGGATGGTCATGCGGATGGGAGATCAGAGTCTGCTGGCAGAGCGCCCGACTGGTGAATTGGTAGAGAGCAGCAGGCTAAGCCGCGGCACGGCGGAACAGTTATATTTGGCGATGCGGCTCGGTCTGATTCAATCGATGCCACATGCGATGGGGTTGCCGCTATTGCTTGATGATCTGTTTGTTAATTTTGACGGTGAACGGCTCGGACATGCGCTCGAGCTTCTCGCGGAATTGTCGCAAGACCGGCAAGTCGTGATGATGACGTGTCATCGACATGTAGCAGATCAAACCATGAAACGCATACCCAATGCACAATTTATCACGATGTAG
- a CDS encoding DNA repair exonuclease, which translates to MASFRFMHAADLHLDSPFIGISGLDDNLRSFVQESTFRALERLVQLAIDQHVDFIVISGDIYDSSNISLRAQLRFLESLNRLGTEGIAVYVIHGNHDPLDSTKLTMTLPPHVHVFGAEPASVTAVRRSDHQEVAVITGMSYPTSKVTDNIAIRYPAPSSGLYHIGLLHANVDGDPHHETYAPCTKRDLIQAGYHYWALGHIHSRRTLQESPFIVYPGNIQGRHVRETGPKGCYIVDVDGSFNAKLSFHELDSMRWHIVEAPLDSYQDVDEWRRSLESILTEIARENTDRLSMIRVRITGRGPVHRQLEGGYVLDELLTDLRRREAAKGQTCGYRGCVWIESFSIQSGDAIDTERLLAEDSFAGDLLRLVRGEQGRVQDPDGVVAKSLEPLLEHAELRTLLDEINPEELLEWVRRAEELTLGLLLRDRSQEEGVGT; encoded by the coding sequence ATGGCTTCTTTTCGATTTATGCATGCTGCGGATTTACATCTGGACAGTCCGTTTATCGGGATCAGCGGGCTCGATGACAACCTGCGGTCTTTCGTTCAGGAATCGACCTTCCGTGCGCTGGAGCGGCTCGTGCAGCTCGCCATCGACCAACATGTTGATTTTATCGTCATCAGCGGGGACATATATGATAGCTCCAACATCTCGCTGCGCGCACAGCTTCGCTTCCTGGAGTCCCTTAACCGTCTGGGAACGGAAGGGATTGCGGTATATGTGATCCATGGAAATCATGATCCGCTGGACAGCACCAAGCTTACTATGACGCTGCCTCCCCATGTCCATGTGTTTGGGGCGGAGCCTGCAAGCGTAACAGCCGTTCGCCGCTCGGATCATCAAGAAGTGGCGGTCATTACCGGGATGTCGTATCCGACCTCGAAGGTAACCGATAATATTGCGATACGTTATCCTGCTCCGTCATCCGGTCTCTACCATATCGGACTTCTGCACGCGAACGTGGATGGGGATCCCCATCACGAAACCTATGCACCCTGTACGAAAAGGGATCTAATCCAGGCCGGATATCATTACTGGGCGCTCGGGCATATTCACTCCCGTCGAACTTTGCAGGAATCTCCTTTTATTGTGTATCCGGGCAATATCCAGGGACGTCATGTCCGGGAGACGGGACCCAAGGGATGTTATATCGTTGATGTGGATGGGAGCTTCAATGCGAAGCTGAGCTTTCATGAGCTCGATTCCATGCGCTGGCACATCGTTGAAGCGCCACTTGATTCTTATCAGGATGTCGATGAATGGAGACGCTCACTGGAATCCATTCTCACCGAAATAGCCAGAGAGAACACGGATAGGCTTAGCATGATCCGCGTTCGGATTACGGGACGAGGTCCGGTTCATCGTCAGCTTGAAGGCGGATATGTACTCGATGAGCTGCTGACCGATCTGCGGAGAAGAGAAGCCGCGAAGGGGCAGACATGCGGCTATCGGGGATGCGTCTGGATCGAGAGTTTCTCCATTCAATCCGGGGACGCGATCGATACAGAGAGGCTGCTTGCGGAAGACAGCTTTGCAGGGGACTTGCTTCGTCTTGTTCGAGGCGAGCAGGGACGGGTTCAAGATCCTGATGGGGTTGTTGCCAAGAGCTTGGAGCCTCTGCTGGAGCATGCGGAGCTCCGCACCTTGCTGGACGAGATCAATCCGGAGGAACTGCTGGAATGGGTTCGCAGAGCGGAGGAACTGACCTTAGGCTTATTGCTGCGCGACCGTTCGCAAGAGGAAGGTGTCGGAACATGA
- a CDS encoding glycosyltransferase family 4 protein: MKLLQALFFPPEQPGGVSSMIPYLQERFHSSRWEMEMFWLPKRIRNKGQEDPVFHTFDWKEFEGSAIVAKYLQTYRDYLWWTRLRLQKPYDLIHSHHPIAGMSMKAVFPEVPLIQTVHSSYERELILNGRIKEGGLEHRFLVSLYKELEYISDRLLTVSNSFKDYMAPYVNTPESIGVIHNGFDDKRFKPVPHENAVPQLITVCRLVPAKGLDILLQACAELKRKGYDYVLHIIGDGPSRQELEEMAKTLGIYQETIFYGYTLHPEEFMPFFDIFVLPSRAEAFGSVFAEAALSCLALVGTDVGGIAEQIEDGVNGLLVPPEDPIALSVALEKVISDPLYRYELARTASDKAKSQYSLSRSVNELKKMYLKFQPMIES; this comes from the coding sequence ATGAAACTTCTTCAAGCATTATTCTTCCCTCCTGAACAGCCAGGCGGCGTCTCGTCCATGATTCCTTATTTGCAGGAGCGTTTTCATTCCTCTCGTTGGGAGATGGAGATGTTCTGGCTGCCCAAGCGGATCCGCAACAAAGGCCAGGAGGATCCGGTATTCCATACCTTTGATTGGAAAGAGTTCGAAGGGAGTGCGATTGTAGCGAAATACCTTCAAACCTACCGGGATTACCTGTGGTGGACACGTCTGCGTCTTCAAAAGCCTTATGATCTTATCCATAGTCATCATCCGATTGCAGGCATGTCGATGAAAGCCGTATTCCCTGAGGTTCCGCTCATCCAAACCGTGCATTCCAGTTACGAGCGCGAGCTCATCCTGAACGGAAGAATCAAAGAAGGAGGGCTGGAACACAGATTCCTGGTCTCTTTATATAAGGAGCTTGAGTATATCAGCGACCGTTTGTTGACGGTGTCGAACTCCTTCAAGGATTATATGGCTCCCTACGTGAATACGCCCGAATCAATCGGGGTTATTCATAACGGATTTGATGATAAAAGATTTAAACCGGTGCCTCATGAAAATGCGGTGCCGCAGTTGATTACGGTATGCCGTCTGGTACCTGCAAAAGGATTGGACATTCTGCTTCAAGCTTGCGCGGAACTGAAACGCAAAGGATATGATTACGTTCTTCATATTATCGGCGACGGACCTTCCCGACAGGAGCTCGAGGAGATGGCCAAAACACTCGGCATCTACCAGGAGACGATTTTTTACGGATATACGCTGCATCCCGAGGAGTTTATGCCGTTCTTTGATATCTTTGTCCTGCCTTCGAGAGCGGAGGCGTTCGGCTCGGTGTTCGCGGAAGCGGCGCTTAGTTGCCTTGCGCTGGTAGGCACCGATGTCGGCGGTATCGCTGAGCAGATCGAGGATGGGGTAAACGGCTTGCTTGTACCGCCGGAGGATCCGATAGCACTCAGTGTTGCGCTAGAGAAGGTTATCAGTGATCCGCTCTATCGTTATGAGCTTGCCCGGACCGCTTCGGATAAGGCGAAGAGTCAATACTCCCTGTCCAGATCCGTAAATGAACTGAAAAAAATGTATTTGAAATTTCAACCTATGATAGAGAGTTAG
- a CDS encoding GGDEF domain-containing protein has translation MSYELSYWSTSPLPTIFAVCGAYIALMMLIMCLFMYSKQRKNAYIYMAAAFFFIMTYEGLNIHSAWSGKSVFSPESDVLRFIQLFSFVLLNVSIVMLYRRVKTMHYWLPLLSALLLMLPLILPSFLPYTLDPIWQSIYFDGFQLLALYLAYTKVTPRIGQPIKYAIGLAVYALSAILQSIHTFSGSLSPPLQGLALALPVLFYSIVFFILFRRIVELMQSIYRSAITDGLTGLYNRRHFMKYLDHYASQELKISAIFCDIDNFKKLNDTQGHARADEVLKQVAAIMEEELDGIGITGRYGGEELVAVVVDRKVKPAQVAENIRARVASESIVTISIGYSVLRKGVRGDELMKQADKAMYHSKTTGKNKVSDYRSLKTSSTESTESAG, from the coding sequence TTGTCCTATGAATTGAGTTACTGGTCCACTTCTCCACTACCTACCATATTTGCTGTATGCGGAGCTTATATCGCGCTTATGATGCTGATCATGTGTCTCTTTATGTACAGCAAGCAACGCAAGAATGCTTACATATATATGGCGGCAGCCTTCTTCTTCATTATGACATACGAGGGTCTGAACATCCATTCGGCTTGGAGTGGAAAATCTGTTTTTTCACCGGAATCGGACGTCCTTCGTTTCATTCAGCTTTTTTCGTTTGTCCTGCTGAACGTCTCGATTGTCATGCTGTACCGTAGAGTCAAGACCATGCATTATTGGCTTCCCTTGTTGTCAGCCCTACTTCTCATGCTTCCGCTCATTCTTCCCTCATTTCTTCCTTACACCCTGGACCCGATATGGCAAAGCATATATTTTGATGGTTTTCAGCTCTTGGCGCTCTATCTGGCTTATACCAAAGTCACCCCGCGGATCGGACAACCGATCAAATATGCGATTGGACTTGCCGTCTACGCTCTCTCGGCTATCCTGCAATCCATACATACCTTTTCTGGCAGTCTGTCTCCTCCGCTTCAGGGACTCGCACTCGCCCTGCCGGTGCTTTTCTATAGCATCGTATTCTTCATCCTGTTCAGACGCATTGTCGAGCTGATGCAGTCCATCTACCGGTCCGCCATTACGGACGGATTAACAGGACTCTACAACCGCAGGCATTTTATGAAGTATCTGGACCATTACGCGTCTCAGGAATTGAAGATATCCGCTATCTTCTGCGACATCGACAATTTCAAGAAGCTGAATGATACCCAGGGCCATGCCAGAGCCGATGAAGTACTGAAGCAGGTCGCCGCCATTATGGAGGAAGAGCTTGATGGTATCGGGATTACCGGCCGGTATGGCGGCGAGGAGTTGGTCGCCGTGGTGGTTGACCGCAAAGTCAAACCCGCGCAGGTCGCCGAGAACATCCGAGCCAGAGTGGCAAGCGAGAGCATCGTCACCATCAGTATCGGCTACAGCGTATTGCGCAAAGGCGTTCGCGGCGATGAACTCATGAAACAAGCCGATAAAGCGATGTATCATTCCAAAACAACCGGCAAAAACAAGGTATCCGATTACCGGTCCTTAAAAACCTCTTCAACCGAATCAACGGAATCCGCCGGATAA
- a CDS encoding RsmF rRNA methyltransferase first C-terminal domain-containing protein, with protein MRKELLPVGFVTSMNDILGDASCDFWDSYDFPRTHGLRLNRLKAVHAADSVKKLIRQFELTPVPWCDTGYYYDESLRPGKHPYHAAGLYYIQEPSAMSAVELLNPQPGETILDLAAAPGGKTSHIASKMMGRGLLVSNEIHPERARILAENVERMGIMNTVVTSAAPDKLSRRFVACFDRIMLDAPCSGEGMFRKDATAIEEWSPEHVDLCVARQWDIVQEAYRMLKPGGTLAYSTCTFNTAENEEMIEHILLQYPDMELHEMKRLWPHLERGEGHFVAILVKSAAAGALHEDLGYSEGSSKSPAKSNRGSKQTPAPSALAEYQAWAKQDIPGFELNGGTPILFGEELYWLPVSESLAWNDKQLKGLKMPRAGLHLAHLKKNRIEPAHALAMSLHPGQAARSWDLPSDSAEAAAYLRGEVISIPSEYRGWTLVTTDGLPLGWGKASGGQLKNHLPKGLRKPK; from the coding sequence ATGAGAAAGGAACTATTGCCTGTTGGCTTTGTCACCAGCATGAATGATATTCTTGGGGATGCCTCGTGCGATTTTTGGGACAGCTATGATTTCCCCCGCACCCACGGGCTGCGTCTTAATCGGCTGAAAGCGGTTCATGCCGCAGACAGCGTAAAAAAACTCATCCGGCAATTCGAGCTGACGCCAGTGCCCTGGTGTGATACCGGATACTATTATGATGAAAGCTTGCGTCCAGGCAAACACCCCTATCATGCCGCTGGACTATATTATATTCAGGAGCCCTCGGCAATGTCCGCAGTCGAGCTGTTGAATCCTCAGCCCGGAGAGACCATCCTGGATCTTGCGGCAGCTCCCGGCGGCAAGACAAGCCATATTGCCTCCAAGATGATGGGCCGGGGACTGCTCGTCTCCAATGAGATCCACCCCGAACGGGCGCGGATTCTAGCCGAGAACGTGGAACGTATGGGAATCATGAATACAGTCGTTACGAGTGCGGCACCGGATAAGCTATCCCGCCGTTTCGTTGCCTGCTTTGACCGGATCATGCTCGATGCGCCATGCTCCGGTGAAGGCATGTTTCGAAAGGATGCCACAGCGATTGAGGAATGGTCGCCTGAACATGTGGATCTGTGCGTCGCCCGGCAGTGGGACATTGTCCAGGAGGCTTACCGGATGCTCAAACCGGGAGGAACTCTGGCTTATTCTACCTGTACATTCAACACGGCCGAGAATGAAGAGATGATTGAGCACATTCTTTTGCAGTATCCCGATATGGAGCTGCATGAAATGAAGCGCTTGTGGCCCCATTTGGAACGGGGGGAGGGGCATTTTGTTGCTATCTTGGTCAAATCGGCGGCTGCCGGAGCTTTACATGAAGACCTCGGTTACTCTGAGGGCAGCAGCAAATCTCCCGCAAAATCAAATCGAGGCAGCAAACAAACGCCTGCGCCTTCCGCTCTGGCTGAATATCAGGCTTGGGCGAAGCAGGACATCCCTGGATTTGAGCTTAACGGCGGTACTCCGATATTGTTCGGTGAGGAGCTGTACTGGCTTCCGGTCAGCGAGAGCTTGGCATGGAATGACAAGCAGCTAAAGGGATTGAAGATGCCGCGCGCAGGACTGCATCTGGCTCATCTGAAGAAGAACCGCATCGAACCGGCGCATGCCCTTGCTATGTCCTTGCATCCTGGCCAAGCTGCCCGCAGCTGGGATCTGCCTTCAGATTCTGCCGAGGCAGCTGCTTATTTGCGGGGAGAAGTGATCTCCATTCCTTCCGAATACCGGGGATGGACGTTGGTAACCACGGATGGATTACCTCTGGGTTGGGGCAAAGCCAGCGGCGGACAGCTCAAGAATCACCTGCCCAAAGGCTTGCGCAAACCCAAGTAA